The Rhododendron vialii isolate Sample 1 chromosome 5a, ASM3025357v1 genome contains a region encoding:
- the LOC131327265 gene encoding photosystem I reaction center subunit IV, chloroplastic-like, which produces MATCNMASAAAGFMFSSSSSSSLMITSNTSSSSKNCMAFSPQNNRNGNSAVSKRLIVRASEEAAAAAPPPATATTAPPAKPKPPPIGPKRGTKVRILRKESYWFKGVGSVVAVDQDPKTRYPVVVRFNKVNYANVSTNNYALDEIEEVK; this is translated from the exons ATGGCTACCTGCAACATGGCATCTGCTGCAGCTGGGTTTATGTTCTCGTCGTCATCTTCTAGTTCTCTGATGATCACATCAAACACTTCGAGCTCTTCTAAGAATTGCATGGCCTTTTCTCCCCAGAACAACAGAAACGGTAACAGTGCTGTGTCAAAGAGGCTAATTGTGCGGGCTTCGGAGgaagcggcggcggcggcaccACCACCGGCTACCGCCACCACCGCTCCCCCTGCTAAGCCGAAGCCGCCTCCGATCGGACCCAAGAGAGGCACAAAG GTGAGAATTCTAAGGAAGGAGTCTTACTGGTTCAAAGGCGTAGGATCTGTTGTGGCAGTGGatcag GACCCGAAGACTCGATACCCTGTAGTGGTTCGGTTCAACAAGGTCAACTACGCGAATGTATCAACTAACAACTATGCACTGGATGAGATTGAAGAAGTGAAGTGA